The window CTTTCTCTGGGTATTGAGACCTTGGGCGGCGTTTCGACGAAGCTCATCGAGCGCAATACGACGATTCCTGTCAGGAAGAGCCAGATCTTCTCGACGGCAGCGGACAACCAGCCGTCGGTTGACATCCACGTCCTGCAGGGCGAGCGCGAGATGGCTGCGGGCAACAAGACGCTCGGACGCTTCGAGCTTTCCGATATCCCGCCGGCGCCGCGCGGCGTTCCTCGCATCGAGGTCGCCTTCGACATCGACGCAAACGGCATCGTGCACGTCTCCGCGAAGGATCTCGGCACGGGCAAGGAGCAGAAGATCACGATCCAGTCCGACAGCGGCATGAGCAAGGACGACATTGACCGCATGGTCAAGGAAGCTCAGGCACATGAGGCCGAGGACAAGAAGCAGAAGGAGACCGTGGAGGTCAGAAACCGTGCCGATTCGGCTGTCTATCAGGCGGAGAAGGCGATCAAGGATCTCGGCGACAAGGTCGACAAGGCGAAGGCGGACGAAGTGCAGGCGGCGGCCGACAAGGTCAAAGAAGCGCTGAAGGGCACGGACACGGACGCCATCAAGAAGGCGACGGAAGAGCTGGAAAAGCCGCTCTATGAGATGAGCGCGGCAGCGTACCAGCAGGCGGGCGGCCCTGAGGCTGCAGCAGGCGCGGGCGCAGCTCCCGGTGCAGGTGCAACGGACGCGGGTGCGAAGAGCGAGGACGACAACGTCGTCGATGCCGAGTACACGGAAGTCAAGGACGACAAGAAATAAGCGCAAGAAGTGACGGAGAGTGTGGAGCGTGGAGTTCATGCTCCGCACTCTTTTGACGATAAAGGACAGGCGCACTGGGCGCTGTGAGGTGTTTATTGTGAGCGAGAAACGCGATTACTATGAGGTGCTCGGCCTCTCTAAAGGCGCTTCGGATGCGGACATCAAGAAGGCGTTCAAGAAGATGGCGCGCAAGTACCATCCCGATTTGAACCGCGACAATCCGAAGGAAGCTGCCGAGAAGTTCAAGGAGGTCAACGAGGCTTATCAAGTCCTCTCCGATCCGCAGAAGAAATCGACGTACGATCAGTTTGGCCACGCGGCGTTTGACGGTGCGGGTGGCGGTGCAGGAGGCGCAGGGGGCTTCGGCGGTTTCGGCGGCGGCTTCGGCGGCTTTGGCGGCGGCATGGGCGGCTTCGGCATGGACGACATCATGGACGCCTTCTTCGGCGGCGGCGGTCGTCGTCGTGGGCCGAAAGGCCCTGAGCCGGGCAACGACCTGCGCTATGACTTGGAGATCACCTTTGAAGAAGCGGCATTCGGCAAGGAGGTCGAACTGACGGTTCCGCGCACGGAGAATTGTGATGCGTGTCACGGCACGGGCGCGGCCGAGGGCACGAAGCCCGAGACGTGTCCCGACTGCCACGGCACGGGTCAGGTGCAGAAGGCGCAGCGCACGCCGCTCGGCAACTTCATGACCTCGCGTCCGTGCAGCCGCTGCGGCGGCACGGGGCAGGTCGTCAAGAATCCGTGCAAGAAGTGCGGCGGCACGGGTCACACGCGCGTCAACCGCAAGATCGAGGTCAAGATCCCTGCGGGCATCGACGAGGGGCAGCGCGTGCGCATCTCGGGCGGCGGCGAAGCGGGGCAGCGCGGCGGTCCGAATGGCGATCTCTACGTCTATATCTATGTGAAGCATCACAAGCTGTTCAAGAGGAGCGGCGCGGACGTCATCAGCGAGGTGCCGATCTCCTTTGTGCAGGCGGCGCTCGGCGACACGATCGAGGTGCCGACCATCGACGGCAAGGCGGAACTCAAGATTCCCGCGGGCATCCAATCGGGCACGGTGCTCCGCATGCGCGGCAAGGGCATCCCGCATCTAAGAGGCACGGGGCGCGGCGATCAGCATGTGCGCGTCAAGGTCTTGACGCCGCAGAAGCTTACGAGCAAGCAGAAGGACGCACTGAAGGCATTCGGCGACCTCTGCGGCGAAAGCGTCAATCCCGAGCAGAAGACGTTCAAGGATACGCTGAAGAGTTTCTTCAAGTGAATATTCGGCGCGAAGTGATTGTCGCGAAAAGGCTAGGAAAGGGGAGCTGCTCCGGCAGCTCCCCTTT of the Selenomonas sputigena genome contains:
- the dnaJ gene encoding molecular chaperone DnaJ, with amino-acid sequence MSEKRDYYEVLGLSKGASDADIKKAFKKMARKYHPDLNRDNPKEAAEKFKEVNEAYQVLSDPQKKSTYDQFGHAAFDGAGGGAGGAGGFGGFGGGFGGFGGGMGGFGMDDIMDAFFGGGGRRRGPKGPEPGNDLRYDLEITFEEAAFGKEVELTVPRTENCDACHGTGAAEGTKPETCPDCHGTGQVQKAQRTPLGNFMTSRPCSRCGGTGQVVKNPCKKCGGTGHTRVNRKIEVKIPAGIDEGQRVRISGGGEAGQRGGPNGDLYVYIYVKHHKLFKRSGADVISEVPISFVQAALGDTIEVPTIDGKAELKIPAGIQSGTVLRMRGKGIPHLRGTGRGDQHVRVKVLTPQKLTSKQKDALKAFGDLCGESVNPEQKTFKDTLKSFFK